Proteins from one Ranitomeya variabilis isolate aRanVar5 chromosome 1, aRanVar5.hap1, whole genome shotgun sequence genomic window:
- the LOC143796732 gene encoding uncharacterized protein LOC143796732 → MRKSGGRGRGRGRSLSAGNDGSGGGASGGRGKSNTAPKSRVVEPGSLSGYTRPQTLPFLGVGKPLLKPEQQEQVLAFLADSASSSFASSSESAKCKSSASLVDVHGQGQVASLSSSPRTREKDASGDTTGYSMELFTHTVPGLDSETVNRPCPLEVESDMECTDAQPQPDYYAVPLTQTRTLPSQCTEPESNPAETMVPRHERYTTGLHGDTDKVAHEIEEEVIDDPVVDPDWQPLGEQGAGGSSSEAEEEEPQQASTSQQVPSAGPVSGQKRVAKPKSVGGQRGHLVKEAQSAMPEKVSDSRKSAVWHFFKQHPNDQRKVICQKCSTTLSRGQNLKSLNTSCMHRHLTTMHLQAWTNYQTSLKVAAPSANEASQQRYIPSLTVSPPFPAPPAVSVQLSSTSQSSQGITRFVVGNTACGAPARIQSPTLSQSAMSTGTTASSTISSSPVQLTLHETLVRKRKYSSSHPRTQGLNAHIARLISLEMMPYRLVESEAFKALMDYAVPRYELPSRHFFSRKAIPALQQHRF, encoded by the coding sequence atgaggaagtctggtggaagaggtcgtggccgtgggcggtcattgtcagctggtaatgatggtagtggtggtggagcatcaggtggtcgtggtaaaagcaatacagcacctaagtctcgagttgttgagccaggttcgttgtctggctacacaaggcctcaaacgctcccttttctgggagtaggaaaaccgcttttaaagccggagcagcaagaacaagttttggctttccttgctgactcagcctctagctcttttgcctcctcttctgaaagtgctaaatgtaaaagcagcgcgtcgttagtggatgttcacggtcagggacaagtcgcttccttgtcttcttcacccagaacaagagagaaggatgcgtcaggcgacacaacgggttactccatggagctctttacacataccgttcctgggttagacagtgaaacagttaacaggccatgcccattagaagttgaatcagacatggagtgcacagatgcacagccacagccagattactatgctgttcctttgactcagaccagaacattgccctcgcagtgtactgagccagaatcaaacccagctgagactatggtgccccgtcacgaacgctataccaccggcttacacggtgacacagacaaagttgcacacgagatagaagaggaggtcatagatgacccagttgttgaccccgattggcagccattgggggaacagggtgcaggcggcagtagttctgaagcggaggaggaggagccgcagcaggcatcaacatcacaacaggttccatctgccgggcccgtatctggccaaaaacgcgtggcaaaaccaaaatcagttggaggacagcgtggccatctggttaaagaagctcagtctgcaatgcctgaaaaggtatccgatagtagaaagagtgcagtctggcatttttttaaacaacatccaaatgatcagcgcaaagtcatctgtcaaaaatgttcaactaccttaagcagaggtcagaatcttaaaagtctaaatacaagttgcatgcatagacatttaaccaccatgcatttgcaagcctggactaactaccaaacgtccctaaaggttgcagcaccctcggccaatgaagctagtcagcaacgctacatcccttccctcactgtaagcccaccatttcctgcaccacctgcagtatctgtgcagctttcgtctacaagccaaagcagtcagggaatcaccaggttcgtagtaggaaacactgcatgtggggcaccggcaagaatacaatctccaaccctctctcagtctgccatgtccaccggcaccaccgctagttccacgatctccagctctccagtccagctcaccctacatgagactcttgttaggaaaaggaagtactcatcctcgcatccacgtacacagggtttgaacgcccacattgctagactaatctcattagagatgatgccctaccggttagttgaaagcgaagctttcaaagcgctgatggactacgctgtaccacgctacgagctacccagtcgacacttcttttctagaaaagccatcccagccctccaacagcat